From the genome of Lutzomyia longipalpis isolate SR_M1_2022 chromosome 2, ASM2433408v1, one region includes:
- the LOC129789254 gene encoding uncharacterized protein LOC129789254 codes for MASNIPLSALERNQRANVRELTRIVATLHEASTKSLAKWTALRSTLEEVKAAYISTQMGIFQWNAGNDAKLALYEKEYADNLDHISEAMLFVREKVAELSLTGDAAKSVQHVKITDDNYQQLWDSLQDQYGKKSHIVNECIEKFLAQPKMKEGSLQALKDLTVNSKRIIWELKNMGNEYYNLDSWLIYLMKNLMDEDTRKSWEEKRVDSDLASIDDWFAFLDKRIDAMELWAPKGTISSGKQEKKPQPKGTVKSHHTETLKCPKCSSSHQLFQCDAFKAMTLPDKRRFAFAQKVCYNCLRTNHISEKCPSKSTCRECNQKHHTMLHPSDAPKPQTPPAQPAEAPVPASSITSHHMSAKNRVLLPTALVKVADKHGNQQECRILVDTGGECTFISEACAQRLGLPRRNGRLGVNGPGEVTVAHTKGLVSLVLSSIHDPGEHIQADAYVLSKLTSMFPGEKIVEPKSWQHLKTLQLADPTFGTPGTIDIILGGDYALAINLPQILHSETGVPVAQLTIFGWILGGKIGGQAAKVTSFHTSVNLDAALTRFWEHEDVPHPKAKFLSEEEQFVEKHFVENVKRLDSGRYEVHLPFKPNHPDLGNSKAAALQRLRVMEKKFTREPIFQQSYVDFMKEYLEMGHMELVAAEECFENAKSYFIPHMAVLRPSSTTTKLRVVFDASARTKPTNVSLNDILAIGPTIQQDLVSTLLKFRTYRYAFAADIEKMYRQVSVALPDRDYQLILWRDSIQEAIRTYRLTTVTYGTACAPYLATRVLQQIALDNEKDFPEASHAIQMGFYMDDLLYGADTVESAMQLMHDIHAILARSGFRLRKWSSNSSAVLNEIPPEDLAVSPADVDNCSKSISTLGLQWSPGSDTLALTIEKIPPVTTKRELCSAVAKIFDPLGIISPVTSAMKMIFQQLWLCDADWNDSLPNAIIDEFNFFRDEIECLTEVKLPRFIPHGDVMELHGFSDASEKGIGAVIYVRGCNQDDETTVRLLIAKARVAPLKPTSIPRLELCAALLLAKLFEKVKEVFSSRSIAVTAWSDSAVVLHWLHHHPSRWKTYVANRCAEILDIVPAAQWRHIASADNPADCISRGLTPKELNQHHLWWTGPPWLVQDSEQWPPSLIDLPSSLQTGEEKPPKVTSHLATPPKTLELFHKYSSVSTLIRIVAYVLRWKRKYQGEQLKGQLSVQELDNARHCLIKIVQSEGFPDELKHLQKGQQMKSGSKLRSLVPFLDSEGIIRVTGRIQNSELGPETRHPILLPGKHPFTLKLIENVHLSHLHSGQTLTQSILRARYWIIGERTSVKSVIHKCIPCFKAKPKPETPMMGNLPKVRVTADEVFNNVGIDYAGPIRLRSSNLRKAPTLKGYICLFICMATKAIHLEAVSDMSTEAFKAALARFTGRRGHPAPDDFEALTPGHFIALRPLTQPPSPNYLNTNPNRLTRWKYLQRLSQEYWKRWHSEYVTSLQQRPKWQISQRNLQPGDLVLVKTDNLSSGDWELGRIVEVHVGSQGAVRAATVNIKGSISCRAVNKMAKLPMDSNPEMDS; via the coding sequence ATGGCATCAAATATTCCTTTGAGCGCCCTAGAACGGAATCAGCGCGCAAATGTGCGAGAACTCACACGCATCGTTGCCACTCTACATGAAGCCTCCACCAAGTCGTTGGCAAAATGGACAGCCCTGCGCAGCACCCTCGAGGAGGTCAAAGCAGCTTACATTTCAACACAGATGGGCATTTTTCAGTGGAACGCTGGGAATGATGCTAAGTTGGCACTATACGAAAAGGAATATGCAGACAACCTTGATCATATATCTGAAGCAATGCTATTTGTCAGGGAGAAAGTTGCGGAACTATCTCTCACAGGGGATGCGGCAAAGTCTGTGCAACATGTGAAAATCACAGACGACAACTACCAGCAACTGTGGGATAGTCTGCAAGATCAATACGGAAAAAAGTCCCATATTGTCAATGAATGCATTGAGAAGTTTTTGGCTCAGCCCAAGATGAAGGAGGGCTCCTTGCAGGCGCTCAAGGACCTCACCGTCAACAGCAAACGGATCATCTGGGAGCTGAAAAATATGGGAAATGAGTACTACAATCTTGATTCATGGCTCATCTACTTGATGAAAAACCTCATGGATGAGGATACTCGAAAATCTTGGGAAGAGAAGCGAGTTGACAGCGACTTGGCTTCCATTGATGACTGGTTCGCTTTCCTGGACAAGAGGATCGACGCTATGGAGCTTTGGGCACCCAAAGGCACAATCTCGAGTGGCAAACAAGAGAAGAAACCGCAGCCCAAAGGCACTGTGAAGTCGCACCACACTGAAACCTTGAAGTGCCCCAAGTGTTCTTCATCTCATCAGCTGTTTCAATGCGATGCCTTCAAAGCCATGACTCTTCCAGACAAGCGCCGATTTGCATTCGCTCAGAAAGTGTGCTACAATTGTCTGAGGACAAACCACATTTCTGAAAAGTGTCCATCAAAGTCGACGTGCCGTGAATGCAATCAGAAACACCACACAATGTTGCATCCCAGTGATGCTCCCAAACCACAGACGCCTCCTGCACAGCCTGCGGAGGCACCCGTGCCTGCCTCCAGCATCACTTCCCACCACATGTCAGCCAAGAACCGTGTTCTACTCCCAACGGCATTGGTGAAAGTAGCGGACAAGCATGGCAATCAGCAGGAATGTCGCATTCTCGTCGACACTGGGGGAGAATGCACATTCATTTCCGAAGCATGCGCTCAGCGACTTGGTCTCCCTCGGCGCAACGGCCGACTTGGTGTGAATGGCCCCGGGGAAGTCACCGTCGCACACACAAAAGGATTGGTCAGTCTTGTTCTCTCCTCCATACATGATCCCGGGGAGCACATTCAAGCGGATGCTTATGTGCTCTCCAAGCTCACGTCTATGTTCCCTGGCGAAAAGATTGTTGAGCCAAAATCGTGGCAACATTTGAAAACGCTCCAGCTAGCCGATCCCACTTTCGGCACTCCTGGTACGATCGACATCATTCTGGGAGGTGACTATGCGCTGGCGATCAATTTGCCACAAATTCTACACAGCGAGACTGGCGTTCCAGTGGCTCAATTGACTATTTTTGGATGGATTTTGGGCGGCAAGATCGGAGGTCAAGCTGCGAAAGTCACGTCGTTCCATACTTCGGTCAATCTTGACGCCGCATTGACTCGCTTTTGGGAACACGAGGATGTGCCCCACCCGAAAGCAAAATTCCTCTCGGAAGAGGAACAATTcgtggaaaaacattttgtggaaaatgtcAAGAGGTTGGATTCTGGTCGTTACGAAGTCCATCTTCCTTTCAAGCCCAACCACCCGGACTTGGGCAACTCGAAAGCAGCAGCTCTCCAGCGACTGCGAGTGATGGAGAAAAAGTTCACGAGGGAGCCCATCTTTCAACAGAGCTACGTAGACTTTATGAAAGAATACTTGGAGATGGGTCATATGGAGCTTGTGGCGGCGGAGGAATGTTTTGAGAACGCCAAATCATACTTCATTCCTCATATGGCCGTCCTCAGGCCCTCCAGCACCACCACGAAGCTGCGAGTCGTGTTCGATGCGTCGGCGCGCACGAAGCCGACAAACGTCTCCCTGAACGACATCCTTGCGATCGGGCCAACCATCCAACAGGATTTGGTATCCACTCTTCTCAAATTTCGGACCTACCGGTACGCATTCGCAGCAGATATTGAGAAGATGTACCGGCAGGTGAGTGTAGCACTCCCAGACAGAGACTACCAGCTGATCCTCTGGCGTGATAGCATCCAGGAGGCCATCAGAACGTACCGTCTCACAACTGTTACATACGGCACAGCCTGTGCGCCGTATCTTGCAACTCGAGTCCTCCAACAGATTGCGTTGGACAATGAAAAGGACTTTCCGGAGGCATCTCATGCAATCCAGATGGGGTTCTATATGGATGACCTTCTCTACGGGGCTGATACAGTGGAGTCAGCGATGCAGTTGATGCACGATATTCATGCCATCCTAGCCCGCAGCGGGTTTCGTCTTCGAAAATGGTCATCGAATTCATCGGCAGTACTCAACGAAATCCCTCCAGAAGACTTGGCAGTTTCCCCAGCGGATGTAGACAACTGCTCCAAGTCAATATCAACCCTCGGTCTACAATGGTCACCCGGCAGTGACACTCTTGCTCTgacaattgagaaaattccaccgGTCACAACAAAACGAGAGCTTTGTTCAGCAGTGGCGAAGATTTTCGATCCGCTAGGGATCATCTCTCCCGTCACTTCCGCAATGAAAATGATCTTCCAACAGTTGTGGCTCTGCGATGCGGACTGGAATGACTCTTTGCCAAACGCAATCATTGATGAATTCAACTTCTTCAGGGACGAGATCGAGTGTCTCACTGAAGTCAAGTTGCCTCGTTTCATTCCACATGGAGATGTGATGGAACTCCACGGTTTTTCAGACGCGTCGGAGAAGGGAATTGGAGCCGTCATTTACGTCCGAGGATGCAATCAAGACGATGAGACCACAGTTCGACTCTTGATTGCCAAAGCTCGCGTAGCACCTCTGAAACCCACATCTATCCCGCGCCTGGAACTTTGTGCGGCCCTCCTTCTTGCAAAGCTGTTTGAGAAAGTCAAGGAGGTGTTCTCATCCCGATCAATCGCAGTCACTGCTTGGTCGGACTCAGCAGTTGTTCTCCACTGGCTTCATCATCATCCCAGCAGGTGGAAGACCTACGTGGCGAATCGCTGTGCTGAAATTCTCGACATTGTTCCTGCAGCTCAATGGAGACACATCGCATCCGCCGATAATCCAGCAGACTGCATCTCTCGAGGCTTGACACCAAAGGAGCTCAATCAGCATCATCTATGGTGGACAGGGCCACCCTGGCTCGTGCAAGACAGTGAACAGTGGCCTCCAAGTCTCATTGATCTGCCAAGTTCTCTTCAAACTGGTGAGGAGAAGCCACCCAAAGTCACGTCGCATCTGGCGACACCACCGAAAACACTTGAGCTCTTCCACAAGTACTCTAGTGTCTCTACATTGATACGCATTGTCGCTTACGTTCTCCGCTGGAAACGCAAGTATCAGGGTGAGCAATTGAAAGGACAACTTTCAGTTCAGGAACTTGACAATGCACGTCACTGTCTCATCAAGATTGTCCAAAGCGAGGGCTTTCCGGACGAACTGAAGCATCTGCAGAAGGGTCAGCAGATGAAGAGTGGCAGCAAGCTCCGCTCTCTGGTGCCATTTCTCGACAGCGAAGGAATTATCCGAGTCACGGGCAGAATTCAGAACTCTGAGTTGGGACCTGAAACGCGACATCCTATTCTGCTTCCCGGAAAACATCCTTTCACCCTGAAGCTCATCGAGAATGTGCATCTCTCTCATCTACATTCAGGCCAAACACTGACTCAGAGCATCCTCAGGGCACGGTATTGGATCATCGGTGAACGTACCAGTGTCAAGTCAGTGATTCACAAGTGCATCCCTTGCTTCAAGGCGAAGCCAAAACCGGAAACTCCTATGATGGGAAATCTACCAAAAGTGAGAGTCACCGCAGACGAAGTATTCAACAATGTGGGGATTGATTACGCAGGTCCCATTCGTCTGCGATCCAGCAACTTGCGAAAGGCTCCAACTCTGAAAGGTTACATCTGCCTCTTCATCTGTATGGCAACCAAAGCCATTCATCTGGAAGCCGTGTCGGATATGTCAACAGAAGCATTCAAGGCGGCCTTGGCCCGCTTCACTGGTCGACGTGGACACCCGGCTCCAGATGACTTCGAAGCTCTGACTCCAGGGCACTTCATTGCGCTGAGGCCGTTGACACAGCCTCCTTCACCAAATTACCTCAACACCAATCCCAACCGGCTGACCCGATGGAAGTACCTACAGAGACTCTCTCAGGAGTATTGGAAAAGGTGGCATAGTGAGTATGTCACTTCTCTTCAACAACGACCGAAGTGGCAGATCTCCCAGAGGAATCTTCAGCCCGGTGACCTGGTGTTGGTCAAAACTGACAATCTATCCAGTGGCGATTGGGAACTAGGAAGAATTGTTGAGGTACATGTGGGTTCTCAAGGAGCAGTTAGAGCGGCCACCGTCAACATCAAGGGCAGCATCTCATGTCGGGCTGTCAACAAAATGGCAAAACTCCCTATGGATTCAAAcccggaaatggattcttGA